The genomic window GATGAAAAAAATCAGATAACACTCATGGAAGAACGCCTCAAGGACTACCTTAAGAAAGATAAGACTGGAATCAGGCTGGCGATGCTTGATGCGCTCCTTGAGAGTGAGGGATGTACAACCATGGATCTTCATGCAGCTCTGCTGGATAACGGTTTTGATTATTCCTACCGCAGAGTGTGTGCGATGCTTGGTGCTATGAATTCAAAACTCAGCGTTCTTATGCAGACAAAACAGGGTAAATCCAGGATCTATCAGATTAAACCCGCATGCAGAGATGCTCTATATTACGCGATGGAAAATTACAAAGACTATCGCTCTCGTGGAAGTGAACCTGAGTGAAAATCTTTAAGGCTGGCAACTACCTCAAACGCCTTCTGTATCATAGGTATGAGCGAGTACTTGAAAAGGAAGTCTTGAGGTCTGAGATCCCGGCACATCTTGCGGTTATAATGGATGGAAACAGGCGATATGCATCCAGAATCGGGGAAGCCTCCTACAGGGGTCATTTCTATGGTGCAAGGATCGTTGAAGACCTGCTTGAATGGTCGCTCGATATCGGAATTTCACATCTGACGCTATATGCATTCTCGATCGAAAATTTTGACCGCGATGAGGAAGAAAAAGCAAAAATCTTCGAGCTTATAACAAAAAAATTTGATGAACTTCGCGTGGATCAGCGAATTCATAAAAACAGAGTCAGGATCAGCACCATCGGTGATATAAAGCTTCTTCCAGTATCACTCCAGGATGCGATCAAGCGAGCGGAAGAAGCAACCGCGGGTTATCAGGGAATGCGGCTTAATATCGCGCTTGCATACAGTGGAAAGAGAGAGATCACGCGTGCGCTCCAGAAAATAGGTGAAGAGGTTGCAGCAGGAAAGCTATCACCTCAGGAAATCACGGAAGATACACTCACCGCGTTTCTCTACGAAAACAACAGCAGAGACGTGGATCACATGATACGCACAGGTGGTGAGAATCGCACAAGTAATTTTATGCCATGGCAGGCAAGCGGTAGTGAGTGCAGTATCTCTTTCCTCATGCCGTTATGGCCAGAACTCAGGCGTATAGACTTTCTGCGGGCTATACGTACATATCAGAGGTGTGCGGCAAAGGGGGATAGAGTAACTGCTTCTTCATGAGGATCGCATCTGTGCCATCTGCGTAATATGCAGGTATAATCCCCTCTTTTTCGAAACCAAGCTTTTTATACAGCTGTTGTGCAGCAATATTATCAACGCGGACCTCAAGCTGAACATAAGGTACTTTTCGCTCCCAGAACATCTTAAATGCTGTATTCAGTATTTTTGTTGCAATCTTTTGCCTTTTGTGATATTTATCAACCGCAATGGCAAATATTCTGCCACCCCCATCGAGCATCATGATGGCGATTACAAATCCAACGATAATCCCTCGCTCTTCTGCGACAAAAAAACCTTCAGGAAATAACCTGGACAGTTCAACGTATATCATTGGATCCTGCTGCAGTTTTCCTTCCTCTGCTATTTCTACAACTCGTCTGAGATCCTCTGGCTGAAAATATCTTATTTTGATCATTCTTCTCTTCACCCACCGAAGTTAAATTTATCACGTATCGTACCCGCGTACCTGTAATGGTCGATGGTGCTGAGAAATTTATTGCTGAATACATACTTAAGCATTACAGCGGACCTGTGGTTGAGGTTGGGATTGGTAAGTATACAGCGGTGGCAGATCATATCCATCGATCAGGAATTTTAATCAGAACGACCGATATTATTCCTGAGGATGAGATGTCTGATGCACCTGGGTACGTGAAGGACGATATTTTATCACCTGATATTGAAATTTATAAGGGTGCAGATATAATCTATTCGATCAGACCCCCAGAAGAACTTCAGGTGTCAATCGCACGGGTTGCATCCGCCGTGGGTGCTGATCTAATTCTTAAACCACTTGGAAGTGAGATCGTGGACATCTCAAAATATTTCAAGCACTTTGAGGTTGTAAATTTAGGTGGTGCAACCATCATCTGCTACCGGAGTTGAGCGTTTCCAGGCCTTTCTCCTTTGTTCTTATCCTGACGGAGTTGAGGTGAGTAGCTGCAATCTCACCCATGCGCCTGATCTCGTTGTATGAAAAGGTTTCAAGATGTGCAGATATTCCTTCCTGTATCACATAGGTCCCATCAAAACCCTCAAGCGCGCGTGCGATCTTCTCAATCTCGTCTGGTCCGATAACTCCTTTGAATACTGTTGTTCTCACCTCAAGATTAAAGTCTGCGCTGCAGGAATAACTCAAACTTTCTTTCACCACTTCTGCTGCATTCCTCACACCTGTGATCTCTTCATATCGTTTGGGATCATCAAGCGGCGCCTTAATATCTAAAAAAAGTGAATCGATAAGTCTCCGCTCGCCAAGCGCCCTGATCTTCTCTGGATAATATCCACATGTCTCAATCCCAACAAGAAGTCCCGATGCTTTTGCATACGATGCAAGCTTTGAGAGCGGATCAAACTGCATGAACGGTTCACCTCCTGAGAAAACAACCGCCGAGATGAAGATTTTTGCATCCCGAATCTTTGCTTCAATGATCTCCTCACCAATCAGGTCATTGCCACTCAAGAGATGCTCGTTCTGGCAGTAGATACATCTGAAAGGGCAACCTCTGAAGAAGATCACCATCGCAGCCTTACCAGGGTAGTCGAGCGTTGATGTTTCGATTATACCACCGAAGTTTATCATATCAGGGAATTGTCTCAAGAAAACGCTCAAGTCCAACCTCATAGAGAGCGTTACCCACCACGATCACATCTGCGCAGGCTTTCATCTCAAAAGCCTCCTCACGTCCCGTTATGCCCCCGCCATAAAAGAGTGTAGCTTCAGATAGTGCATCCTTTGCGGCTTTAACAATCTCAGGATTACCGTACATCCCGCTGTACTCGATATATATGATTGGAAACTTGAAGTAACGCTCAGCACAGATACAGCACGCCACAACCTCCTCCCTCTCAAGTGCGGTCCTTGCACTGGTAACCATACCAACGGCAGAATCAGGATTAAGGACGATGTAGGCTTCAGGCACAACAATATCCCATTCAATATCGCCCATCATCACCCATTCGATATGTTTTCCGATGATCCATTCGGGGTTGGCCGAGTTTATGACCGACGGCACAAAGATGTAATCAACACCCTCTGATGAGACAACTGCCGGTGAAGCAGGCTCGAGAATCTTTGGTATGCTGTACCCCTCTAACATCCCGATGAGCTTCTTAACGTTCTCTCCTGTAATATTCTGTGTCCCTGAGATCATCACCGCATCTGTACCACTGTTAATCACCGCTTCGATCTCAGTTTCTGATATAGGGCGATCGGGATCGAGTTTCGTTATATGTTTCCATCGTTTCCATATTGTCATTTTTAGATGGGCCCGCGGAGATTTGAACTCCGGGCCTCACGGTTATCAGCCGTGCGCTCCACCTGGCTAAGCTACGGGCCCTATGCGAGAACACAGAGAAATTCAGGCGATCTACCCCCTCATACTCTGTTATTCACAACTTCTGTATTATACACCCCTCTATATAAACAT from Candidatus Syntrophoarchaeum caldarius includes these protein-coding regions:
- a CDS encoding UDP pyrophosphate synthase, coding for MKIFKAGNYLKRLLYHRYERVLEKEVLRSEIPAHLAVIMDGNRRYASRIGEASYRGHFYGARIVEDLLEWSLDIGISHLTLYAFSIENFDRDEEEKAKIFELITKKFDELRVDQRIHKNRVRISTIGDIKLLPVSLQDAIKRAEEATAGYQGMRLNIALAYSGKREITRALQKIGEEVAAGKLSPQEITEDTLTAFLYENNSRDVDHMIRTGGENRTSNFMPWQASGSECSISFLMPLWPELRRIDFLRAIRTYQRCAAKGDRVTASS
- a CDS encoding anaerobic ribonucleoside-triphosphate reductase activating protein, which encodes MINFGGIIETSTLDYPGKAAMVIFFRGCPFRCIYCQNEHLLSGNDLIGEEIIEAKIRDAKIFISAVVFSGGEPFMQFDPLSKLASYAKASGLLVGIETCGYYPEKIRALGERRLIDSLFLDIKAPLDDPKRYEEITGVRNAAEVVKESLSYSCSADFNLEVRTTVFKGVIGPDEIEKIARALEGFDGTYVIQEGISAHLETFSYNEIRRMGEIAATHLNSVRIRTKEKGLETLNSGSR
- a CDS encoding geranylgeranylglyceryl phosphate synthase family protein: MTIWKRWKHITKLDPDRPISETEIEAVINSGTDAVMISGTQNITGENVKKLIGMLEGYSIPKILEPASPAVVSSEGVDYIFVPSVINSANPEWIIGKHIEWVMMGDIEWDIVVPEAYIVLNPDSAVGMVTSARTALEREEVVACCICAERYFKFPIIYIEYSGMYGNPEIVKAAKDALSEATLFYGGGITGREEAFEMKACADVIVVGNALYEVGLERFLETIP